From the Bacillota bacterium genome, the window TTTCACGGTTGAACAAATCAACGATTGCTGCTAAATAAAGCCACCCTTCACCGGAAGGAATATAAGTGATACCTAAAACCCAGACTTGATTCGGTTTATCAGCAAAAAGTTCTGCTTCAAAAGGTTTCCGGTAACCGGAAAGGCATGCTTGGAATCAGTGGTTGCTTTAAACTTACGCTTGGTTTTAGCAACAATGCCATTTTTACTCATCAGTTTTGCGACCCGGTTTTTACTGCAAACAATGCCTTCTTTGTTAAGCTGCCGGGTAATCCGTGGGTAACCATAAGTTCGTCGTGAGTTCCGGTAGACTCGTTCAATTTCGCTTAATAATCTCTTATTGCTGCTTGATCTGCTGCTTTCCGACCTCTGTAACCAGGCATAATACCCGCTTCTGGATACTGCAAATACCTGGCACATCTTCTCCACTAAGAAATTCGAAGCGGTGCTTAAAGATAAAGCCAAAGACTTTTTTTGGTGTTTATTGAGACTGACTGTGGCCTTTTTAAAATCGCATTTTCCTCTTCTAAGTCAGCAATTTTTCGCTTCAGATTACGCAACTCTTCATCTTCAGGTCTCAGGTTGCCGCTGCCAGGGAAAGCATTGCCTTCAGACTCGCTGACTTGGCGGATCCACTTATAGAGTATGTTTAAATGAATCCCCAGTTCGTTCGCTACCGCGGCAACTGGCCTGTTATCCTTTATTACCAGGTTCACGACCTCTAACTTGAAGTCTTGATCATATCTTTTACGTCTCAACTATGGACACCTCCGGTGGATAGATTATATCAGCCATTCTCTGTGTCCATCAAATCGGGTTAAGGCCTAATCTACTTAAATATTATAGTAAAAGAATAACAGACGATCGAATATTGGTTTTATCAAAGGTGCAATAAACAAAATATTATTTAATGGAAGGAATGGTTATATATGCAAATTGAAAATATTAATACAGAGATTGTGAAATATCTTCCCCAGCTTAGTATTGACGAAAGGAATAGACGCTGGGATATTGTTAGGGAAAAGATGGCTTCGCGTCACATTGAATGTTTGCTGGTGTGGGGGAATGACATATTTTGGAGTATGGGGATGGCGAATATTAGATATATGACACAAATTGCCAGTAGACATGGCGGTTACCTTGTTTTTCCTTTATCAGGAGACCCGGTCGTATTCAATAGCCCTGTCCATATGAACAGACCAATTAACGGTTTCGCAGTTTCCCAGAACTGGGTTAGGGATGTCCGACCTAATACTGGTGCCGAGGAAGTTGCCAAGCTAATTAAATCAAAATGGAAAAATATTAAAAGAATCGGAGTTGTTGGGGGTATTAACGAGAGCACAAAAGATATCAGAACTTATCAGGATTATAAAAATTTTATTGCTGCCATGGACGGAGTCCAGATCATTGATGGCACATCATTATTAATCGAAGCAAGAATGATAAAAAGTGAAGAAGAACTTAGTTTTCTAGAAAAATCAGGCGCTATTGCTCTTAGCACTCTTAAAGTTATGATTAATGAATCAAAACCTGGGGTTAGGGAAAATGAGGTGCTAGCTGCTATGGTGCACAATCAGATAGCATCAGGAGCTGAAGCAGAAATATTCAATTTTCTTCACAGTGAACCAATCGAGGGATCGGATAAGATACGCCACCTTTTGCATGGTGTAGAGCAGAATATATCACCAACGCAAAGGCCATTGAATAAAGGTGATCTGGTATTAACTGAAATGCATACCAGCTATGGAGGATATCTAAGCGCTGCTGAGTTTTCAATATTTATTGGCAAAGCACCTGAGCAATTAAAACGAATCAGTGAAATTTGTATTCAGTGTCTTGATTCAGCTTTGGAGAAATTTAAACCAGGGTATACCCTGGCGGAAGTTCTCGAAGCCACGCGCCAACCTGCGCTAAAAGCCGGAATGGACTATCTCGAATTAGGTTTTCATGGACATGGATTAGCATCTCCTGAATTTCCTGCGATTGTTCTTAAACCGGGTGAAGGCAGAGTATATGATGAAAGCATGATATTACAGGAAAATATGGTTTTTGGCACAAACATTGATGTTTTTGATCCTGAATGGAAAAAAGATGTCGGTTTAATGTTTGGAGATACTGTAATTGTTAAAGATAAGCCAAAACT encodes:
- a CDS encoding Xaa-Pro peptidase family protein — protein: MQIENINTEIVKYLPQLSIDERNRRWDIVREKMASRHIECLLVWGNDIFWSMGMANIRYMTQIASRHGGYLVFPLSGDPVVFNSPVHMNRPINGFAVSQNWVRDVRPNTGAEEVAKLIKSKWKNIKRIGVVGGINESTKDIRTYQDYKNFIAAMDGVQIIDGTSLLIEARMIKSEEELSFLEKSGAIALSTLKVMINESKPGVRENEVLAAMVHNQIASGAEAEIFNFLHSEPIEGSDKIRHLLHGVEQNISPTQRPLNKGDLVLTEMHTSYGGYLSAAEFSIFIGKAPEQLKRISEICIQCLDSALEKFKPGYTLAEVLEATRQPALKAGMDYLELGFHGHGLASPEFPAIVLKPGEGRVYDESMILQENMVFGTNIDVFDPEWKKDVGLMFGDTVIVKDKPKLLVNTPRYLPENY